The genomic window CTTATGAGATATTTATTTTTAAACTACCCTAAATGCTCAACTTGCGTTAAAGCTAGAAAATGGTTAGAGGAAAATGGAGTAGATTTTGAGGCTAGACATATTGTAGAAAATAACCCAACAAAAGATGAATTGAAAAAATGGTTAGAGTTAAGTGGATTACCTGTAAAAAAATTCTTCAATACAAGTGGTATTCTTTATAGAGAGATGAATTTGAAAGAGAAAGTTGCTGAAAATAATGAAGATGAACTTTTAGAGATACTTTCAACAAACGGAATGTTAGTAAAAAGACCTCTAGTTATT from Cetobacterium sp. ZOR0034 includes these protein-coding regions:
- a CDS encoding arsenate reductase family protein translates to MRYLFLNYPKCSTCVKARKWLEENGVDFEARHIVENNPTKDELKKWLELSGLPVKKFFNTSGILYREMNLKEKVAENNEDELLEILSTNGMLVKRPLVIGNDKVLIGFKEKEWEVLKK